The following coding sequences are from one Eucalyptus grandis isolate ANBG69807.140 chromosome 11, ASM1654582v1, whole genome shotgun sequence window:
- the LOC104426002 gene encoding protein Asterix has translation MSHSSNSATNDPRQPSAAKPFKPPLVSPQDLPVDYSGFIAVVFGVAGVMFRYKLSSWIAIIFCAQSLANMRNMENDLKQISMAMMFAIMGLVTNYFGPTRPAPAK, from the exons ATGTCACACAGCAGTAATAGCGCTACGAATGACCCAAGGCAGCCCTCGGCGGCCAAACCATTTAAACCGCCATTGGTTTCTCCCCAAGATCTGCCAGTCGATTATTCAGGATTCATTGCTGTTGTCTTTGGTGTTGCCGGTGTCATGTTTCGG TACAAGCTTAGCTCATGGATCGCAATCATATTTTGTGCCCAGTCACTAGCAAACATGAGGAACATGGAAAATGATCTCAAACAGATCTCCATGGCCATGAT GTTTGCCATTATGGGGTTGGTGACAAACTATTTTGGCCCTACTCGTCCAGCACCGGCGAAATGA